The stretch of DNA CCCGATAGATACTTTTGCACAGAGATAATCGTTAttattaaaccttctctgtacaaaatgttctgagaaaggccaatagacagcagTGTAATGTACATGTGGACGACTGACCCAGTTGATCGTGAAATCaagatatatgcaaaaaaaaaaaaaaaaaaaaaaaaaaaaaaggatagaatttctatcctttctttatttttttcctttttagatttATGTATAGCACCTCAGGTCCGGAATGGGAAGGagttttggtaaagcctactgaatccttttaatccaatgatatcagccGGATCCCATTAGATTTCATATTATTACCATttcttcacgaccccaagaaaactgcttgccgaccccagggttgggaaccctagtctaaaactcttaagccatggcgatcggtaggagagatagaacttaaccactccttaggcctatggtgagcattgaaatcaccaacaaagacaaaagaagcctttctaccatcttcttgtatatatatatatatatatatatatatatatatatatatatatatatataatatatatatatatatataatatatatatatatatatatatatatatagtatatatgtatgtatatatacatttttatagtgTGATATCTTTAGTTCCATTGTAAGCCATGATGAACACAGTGATAAACCATTTAGTTGTTCAAGAAAATGATGTTCAAACTTCTAAAATGCAATACACATGATATGGCAACACTTGTGTAACCTCCACAAAGGTTGAGTTATCAGTAGTTGCAAGCATTGCTAATATTATAAGCTATTCTATTTGATTTACTATTTAAAGAACACagaaagaattatgaaaataaaaatgagaaaatgcaTTATAGTTTATCTGTCTGTCATATGAAATATCTCGTCAACGTTctgtaaagatgaaaataataccaAATCATCGTGACCTTGAAAATTGCAACCAAGCGAGCAGAAGCCCGCCtagtcaccctctctctctctctctctctctctctctctctctctctctctctctctctctctctctctctcatcaataaatATGCAGTGATTCAAATTTCATTAATTCTGCTGTTTGCCTCTCTAGAAATCATGGATAGGTTTTGGTAGAATTTTTTGTTTTCCGGGATAGTTCTGGACTACGATTTCACCCAAGCAATGACTTTCAGCTTTGTTCAATGAATATAagtttacgtacacacacacacacacacacacacacacacacactatatatatatatatatatatatatatatatatatatatatatatatatatatatatatatatatatatatatatatatatatatatatatatatacaaccaattgCTTAAACTTTCTTCGatgattttcataaagaaattctcCTGATTGTTAGAAGTTGaaaggatatataaaaaatatgaagaaagcaAAGAGtgggtgatagttttttttttttctatattagtcATCAGACTTCTTCACTATAGTCAGGATATGAGTCAAGCTTTGAAACCTGTTCAACACTTAGGTCTGATAACTTTATACGTATTGCAGATGTCTtcttttcctactctctctctctctctctctctctctctctctctctctctctctctctctctctctctctctctctctctctctctctctctctctctcataaataccgTTTTATGGAAGGATTTTCAATGCTGATATTTATGTATTTTCGTAATGAAATATTGTACAATAAAATCGTGTGTAAATATAtgattaggctatatatatatatatatatatatatatatatatatatatatatatatatatatatatatatatatatatatatatatatatatatatatatatcagcatctcctcctacgtctattaacgcaaagggcctcggttagatttagctagtTATCTCTATctgtagcttttaattcaataattctcgattcatcatctattacttcatgcttcacagtcctcagccatgtaggcctgggtcgtccaactcttctagtgccctttgAAGCCCAGTTGATAGTTTGGTTAACTATTCACTTGTGGGGAGTCCGaagaatgtgtatacatatatatatatatatatatatatatatatatatatatatatatatatatatatatatatatatatatatatacagcccctGGGATTTTAGCAAACTGCTTTTCAGCTAATAAaggtaataacaatatcaataataataccgagtatctatttgtctatctatctatctatctatctatctatctatctatatatatatatatatatatatatatatatatatatatataaatttatatatatatttatatacagtatatatatacatgtatatatactatatatacatacatatatatatatatatatatatatatatatatatatatatatatatatatatatatataactagaagtTATGATTAGATTGTCGATCTGAGCAATTGCGTCATTGCTAAAGTCCATAAGATCTGGGGATCCAATTCTACCTAAAATAATAATTGTAAGTTATTTTCCTTATTATAAAGATTAGATTCTTACTTTAGAAACTGGGTCACCAGTTAATAAACAGATAAGGATTTCAATAAAACGTATTTTTCAAAGTCAGTTTTTATTACGTGGAACAAACGTACAAAATAAATTTCTGTTTAAAAAGAAGAATAATTCGTCACACAAAGAAAGGTACTCCAAACCTAAAAGCATAACAGATAGTTCACACTTCTGGAACTGTCGGCCTAACCACGCCATGACTCCTCGCCTGTGGGAAGAAGGactctggtgactggtacaacatagGACCATAAGCTACCGGGATCcatagcgatgtcaggcagggcagtcgatcgggactacggtctatcccAAAGGCAAAGCTAAGTCCTTCagaaaggcaaccgtgcttacttcATACAAATTGGGGAAATAGCAGTTAATGCTGTAGAAGCCAAGGCCAATGAGAATATAGAATACTGAGAAAATACTCATGCAGAAAGAAGACGACACAAAGCAATTTAAGCAAAGCGTTGATTTGAAATTGATTTCATGAGAATTTCAATGTTCATaatttcaatcttgcagcaaagTTTTCTATGTTGAATAGGCCGATATAAGTCTCTTAATACAGTTTATCtattaaattatatgtttttatgttgttactaatcttgaaatattttatttttattattcattacttctcttgtagtttatttctttattttctttcctcactgggctatttttccttgttggagcccttgggcttatagcatcctgcttttccaactagggctatagcttagctaataataataataataataataataataataataataataataataataataataataataatggcaagatATCAAAACATGATCACTCCTACAGACAGACAATAAAATGTCTCCACGTCAGGTAAAGAAATTTCAGGAGAAATATCGTGAGTTTAAAATGATTAAGAGACAGTACTTTTGTGAAATAATGTGTTTGCTTCATATGAAACTAAATGCTTGCTTCATGCAATATCAAACAAGCAAGAAGCGGTGATGATATACAGAAGAGAGTAGAAAGCTATAAAAAGATCAGTATCCAATGACCCACATACCTCGTAATCAGCTGCTGAGTTGAACAAGGTCACTCCACTACACTATTTGATAAGCACTTGTAAGTAGACATGTGGAcaagatcatgataaggggtagatggagatggtttggacacgctcttcgcactctccaagagagataagttcaccaaacgttcagctgggctccacaaggcacttggagaattggaagagccaagcctacatggctgagaactatgaagcgtgaaataggagatgataaatggaaaaatattgaatcaaaagctcaagatagagacgactggcgaaatctaaccgaggccctttgcttcaataggcgtaggaaatcaTGATGATAATGTAAGTAGACAAATGTAACTGAACATTCAGGGTTGGTAAAAGCGAGCTGGATTAGTGCCTTTTAAGACTTTACTACCACTTCTTCATTCATAGTTTTCTGCTCTTTGGTTCCTAGAATATTTAGAATTTAGTTAGTAAACAGTAGTATGAGATAGGAATTATAAATATGTTTTATCTACGAAATGTTAACAAATGAATGTTTGATGATTGATATTGCTCAAGCTTAGCAAGCCATGAGTTTAGTTAAAGTACATCCAATGCTTTCAGTAGTTAGAttggaataagatagaataaaactAATCCCAGTCACGTGTTAGTTGATATGACATTAACTGCCAGTTGGGGAATACTCTTTTAATTAtcatataaaaattacaatttacaAGAAAGTAATAAGCCAGCATTAGGTAAGCCCTCATACCCGGCAAGCTAGGCAGGTAAGATGAGATTAATCTAAACGTTTTTAGAAAATTCTGCCTTCCACATTTTTGCATCCATGTATCAGCTACATGATGTCTGCTTTTAAGTCTTCAAACACTAAGATTATGAAATACTTAGACACTTCTCACTCCTACTTTTTCGGCAGAACTAATTGGAAAGTTTCTTACTTATAACTTAAGCCAGGTTGCTGATGGGACAACTATTTGCTGATTAATATCAAAGATTGTATGGAACAACTATTTGCTGATTCAAGTCAAAGGTTGTATGGGACAACTACCTTGAAGTTCAATGATGAACAGAAATCTAAAAAACTTTaatgataaagtataaaaaaactaGCAttgaatattgatataaaaaatagccAAAGGTTTCAAAAAGGTTAATAAAATCACCAGAAGTATACCACAAGTAAACCAGAAGAATCTTAGCATGTTAGTAGACGAATAGTTTAATTACTTGATTTAAGTAATGATACTAGGATCCAAATTTCTACAGTTATACAGTTAGCATTTTAAGGTAAATTTTCCCCACAGGTAAATAACTTCTTTCAATTATCAATATCagtttttactgtacaactatgaAATGCAAATTTTGCTAAGTCTATAAACTTATCACAAAGTTTTGATATATGAAAAGAAGCTTTTAGAGCAATGATATTAATAAGTTGATAGTCACAAAACAAAGCGAATAAAGCTTGATCCCAATTTTCCTTGAAAGGCTTTGTGTTTTGAAGCTCAGAGCCGTCAACTCTCCGAAGAAATTATTAGAAACGTTACCGTCAAGACGAAGGCGTTGGATTTAGTTACCATAAAGCTCAGCACTTGAATACTCTTTCCCTTTACTCATTATTACTTACAAATCTTGCCTTTACGTCCAGTGGTATCATGAGCATCTGAAAAAAGATAAAAGGTAAATACATAAATGGAGTGAAATATTTCTTATACGTACCAGAATCAGTGATAAACTATTTCTGAGAAATGTACTACCTGAATGATTTTGTTAAGAGTTGAACTTATAATCTCtgtttgaaattagaaaaaaaatagtttattaatttcccaaTTAGTTATCATAGTTACTCTGAGTCTCACAAGAACTGGATGATTAATAACCAAGTATCAATTTTCTATGTAAATCCCTGAAATGACAAAATGGTGTACCGATTAGATAAAGTAGATCACACAAGGGATGTACCAGTTCCCTTTATATGTTAACTGGTAGTGTAAAGTAAAGCAGTGTTGTCATTATTTAGCCAGATGAGAAAAGACTAGGTTTATGTACCGAGTAGTATGTGGTATGTGATAAAAAATGTACTGAGTAAGATGTGGTCAATAATGTCTGGAGTATGTGTCAATAGCAAGAGGAAATAGACCTCTTGCTATTTAAGAACAAACTGTAATGAGTGTGAGATGGCAAAAGGGAATAGACCTCTTGCAATCAGAATTCTAATTGTAAAAATCATCTCTTGGTCCATGACAGACTTCTTTTTTGGAGTATAAGGGTATCTGTAGATGACTCTCCCTGCCTCTGAGGTCCGGGTGATCAAAAAGTCAGCTAGGACAATCACCCAAGTCAGGCTGTATAGACAGCCAAGGAATACTGAAGATTCATTTCTTTTGAGCCAGTATTCTTTGGTAATGCTTCAAACAGGAACGTCTCGAACACCGTATTGTCTCTGAATCGTTGCGAGCTGGGTTAGTGCAGCGTTCAGCTTTCTATGCAGATCCTCTTTTTCTTGCTTCATGATATCTCGCTCTGAAATAGTGTCATGAAGCTGTCTTAATGTATTATCTAAATTTCTTTTCAGTTCCTCATTTTCTTGCTTCATGATATCTCGCTCGATGGATGCGTCAGCTAACTGTTTTTCCATCTCCTTTTGCAACTGTTTCTGCTGGTCTCGGTGTTTCTTAGAGTTGATAGCAtttattctttttctctccatttctttatcCTCAAATTGCTGGCGAATTTCATACACTTTGACTCTACTATTTCCCCTGCGTTTTTCAAGGGCCGCAGCTTTTTCCTCCTCTGATTTTGGCTTGCGACCACGTCTTTTCTTTTGTGGTTCTTGACACTCTTGTGCACCTCTCTTGATTGTAGCTATATCTCCAGTCAAAACATCAGCTGGAAAGGTCTGAGAGGGACTAGAAGATGGATAACTGCTTACAGCCAGAAGCGATGCCTGAGCAGAATCTTCAAAGAAGTATTCTGGAGACCTTAGCAGGTCTGACTGAGTAGAATCTTCAAAGTGCTCTACTGGAGACTTTAGCAGGAGAGCCTGAGCAAAATCTTCAGAGAAGTCTACTGAAGATCTTAGCAGAGCTGTCTCATAAAGACTCTCTTTAGAAGTGCGCTGCAGACAGTCAGATACCTGAGAACCAGAGTGCACTGTGCTATTCAGTATCTGTTCCTCTGCATAATTTCCATCAAGGGTTGCATAGCTACTTGTCGCATAAGACGACTGGCTTGACTGCGAGTAGGTTGATTCTTCGGGTAGGTGGAAAGCAGAGACCATCAATGGAGATCCACTTTGGTAATCATGAACGCCATTCCAATTGGAAGTTACTTCCCTTGCAATGCTGGTAACAtctgaaacaaggaaatagaccCAATTAAGATATGAACCTTGCAAAAGAATGATATTATAAGgctctactatcgtttccagaggccgtgtaatagtgtttttcccaaatatctaacaaatcggcttatgaatttccatgaaacttcagcaatgaatgtttcaaacattggcctaatttttggtggtacaatgaattgacagatgtgcttaattaacccgtttactcttagaaaaaagaggaacttcttcccttccttcagagcgtttcgaggAAGTGTTAATTAATCActtaactgtgacgcagaggttccctcaaccctccttcggtgtttacacctatggctatcctagtacttcgccgccccccccccaccccctcttccttcttgccttctttccttcattcccattgttattaggctaccaagtaaatccctgttaggaaagactgtgtattgcacatataaaatgagccggtaGAGCaagaaaatgttttatggtggtagataatgattagatggttaacacaaattatcaaacataatagaagaggtttaaaacaggggtgtggaatcgcactgagagatattctactcggactcctacaaattttagatttgcgactaaaaaataatataaaataaaaaaatataaaataaaaacattagtagaaatagaaaaaaaaaattccttgagagtgatgatgagtaaaatgtatgtgtccatttcttgtttttttttttttttttttttttttttcatcccttatAAATCTATTGTTTCCAGCAATTGgtaataacattattttggaaaagcaaagctaatgaatactttaatacgagtatatcagcttggcatgtagacaatgtcaagggatttctcaaagtaaggttgattggttcattaattgaagtctggtataattccagtgacaaagtcgcaatgatatttgtcacataccttttaagtaacaaaaataggtactggtacttataacgtaaataaatatataaaactataggttgaaatataataaatcttatgtatgtatgaacacacacacacacacacatatatatatatatatatatatatatatatatatatatatatatatatatatatatatatgatttaaaaatttatcaaatggacgatgtcaatgcccttatatgaaacatcttttagaagtctaccttctaaggaattcaagctactctctctggtgaaattgatatgataaattatatcaaacaatgctctttgtcattttcttcctggcaattgatgtatcgcgtaacctgtgttgtatggaagaatgagtcctacggcttaacctatagaaaactatatttctattgctttaccaacactcgcttgaagtgcaaagtgtagggttagcatggcttctttcgtctcctgttataAGTCatattcttgatcttcaatgtaagtgagtgggtaagaaaTAAAACGTTgatcttgtgtttaggtaaagtctaaagtcacgaatcacattaccaggtatgctgaacttttactgacaaagaatttcgtattgcttggggtaggtcatatgacaattatctatggagttagacaggcgtttaacaattcgggggatgggaggtacaggggaagaaacgttataacaacgtcactgagggacgtcatcacttttgcgaatgtgtgggtggctaagactggcttaagtaaaaaagttaatgaaacgtaattggcaatgcacagtatttcccaaaattaggccattttgatatcatggaaatccatcagttattttaggagttatttaaaaaaaaaaaaaaaaaaacactattacacggcctctggaaacgatagtatatatgggtatatagtaAAATGCATAATCACttgacaatgtctctctctctctctctctctctctctctctctctctctctctctctctctctctctctctctctcacacacacacacacacacaacttgtgACTAAACCTGGGAGAGTTGTATGTTAATAATCCAGCAACTAGAGATGGCAATATAGTAAAATACGTAATCccttgataatctctctctctctctctctctctctctctctctctctctctctcacacacacacacacacacaacacaacttGTGGCTGAACCCGTGGAGGTTGTCTGTTAGTAATCCAGCAACTAGAGATGGCAATATAGTAAAATGCGTAATCActtgacaaaatctctctctctctctctctctctctctctctctctctctctctcgcacacacacacacagacacaacttGTGGGTAACCTAGAAGGGTTGTCTGTTAATAATCCAACAAAACtgacagatgaaaataaaaaggtttGAACCAAAATTAGCTCCTCTTTTTACCTGTCATTGTATCAGAAAATTTCGTGAGCTGAGAGTTGGAATATTCGGGCAGACTGCTCTCCATCTCGTGCATATAATTCACTATAAACTCGTCCGTCAATTCACCGTCTTGCAACGATGATTCGGGTGAGCGAAGTGGTACCACTAAACCGTGAGTCTCGACCTCGTTGTAAAAGTTATCCATTGCAACTTCTTGACTTGTAAGAAAACCTGTCTTTTTCTGCTATTGAGTATAAGTCACTTTAAGCTCCGTGGGATGATGTGTAAAGTATGTTTGTGGACGGAGATGGCAGGCGTTTAAATACATCAGAATAGCTCTCTATACGTTTCAGCTCGGCTGGAGGCGTCTGGGGTTTTCCCGGTACCGGTCATGACGTGAGCGCTGTGCAGTTCGACCGCGAACGTATATAGAAGCAATGAC from Palaemon carinicauda isolate YSFRI2023 chromosome 5, ASM3689809v2, whole genome shotgun sequence encodes:
- the LOC137641503 gene encoding putative uncharacterized protein DDB_G0271982 encodes the protein MDNFYNEVETHGLVVPLRSPESSLQDGELTDEFIVNYMHEMESSLPEYSNSQLTKFSDTMTDVTSIAREVTSNWNGVHDYQSGSPLMVSAFHLPEESTYSQSSQSSYATSSYATLDGNYAEEQILNSTVHSGSQVSDCLQRTSKESLYETALLRSSVDFSEDFAQALLLKSPVEHFEDSTQSDLLRSPEYFFEDSAQASLLAVSSYPSSSPSQTFPADVLTGDIATIKRGAQECQEPQKKRRGRKPKSEEEKAAALEKRRGNSRVKVYEIRQQFEDKEMERKRINAINSKKHRDQQKQLQKEMEKQLADASIERDIMKQENEELKRNLDNTLRQLHDTISERDIMKQEKEDLHRKLNAALTQLATIQRQYGVRDVPV